One segment of Tenrec ecaudatus isolate mTenEca1 chromosome 1, mTenEca1.hap1, whole genome shotgun sequence DNA contains the following:
- the LOC142431727 gene encoding TSC22 domain family protein 1-like, with product MDLVKSHLMYAVREEVEVIKEQIKELIEKYSQLEQENNLLKTLASPELASPSQSQFQAQLQTGSPPATSQPQGSTQRPAQPASQGSGPAAEPCALAELACAPSEPTGPDGRRCPSGNPPPQAPISSPAAKET from the coding sequence ATGGATCTGGTAAAAAGCCATTTGATGTATGCGGTTAGAGAGGAAGTGGAGGTAATCAAGGAGCAAATCAAGGAACTCATAGAGAAATATTCCCAGTTGGAGCAGGAAAATAATCTGCTGAAGACGCTAGCCAGTCCCGAGCTAGCCAGTCCGAGCCAGTCCCAGTTTCAGGCCCAGCTGCAGACTGGCTCGCCCCCTGCCACCTCGCAGCCACAGGGGAGCACGCAGCGCCCTGCCCAGCCCGCGTCCCAGGGCTCCGGCCCCGCCGCGGAGCCGTGTGCCCTCGCAGAACTGGCCTGTGCGCCATCTGAACCGACCGGACCTGACGGGAGAAGATGCCCTAGCGGGAATCCGCCTCCACAGGCACCCATTTCATCGCCCGCTGCAAAAGAGACGTGA